The Dermochelys coriacea isolate rDerCor1 chromosome 7, rDerCor1.pri.v4, whole genome shotgun sequence genome window below encodes:
- the MUSTN1 gene encoding musculoskeletal embryonic nuclear protein 1 has translation MSQAAPVKKKRPPVKEEDLKGARGKLSTNQQIKSKTYQVMKQCEQEGSVAPSIFSQDRTGGETAFEKPKEGPPKCL, from the exons GCAGCCCCTGTGAAAAAGAAGCGTCCTCCAGTGAAGGAGGAAGATCTCAAAGGGGCTAGAGGAAAGCTCTCCACTAACCAGCAAATTAAATCCAAAACCTACCAAGTCATGAAGCAATGTG AACAAGAGGGCTCTGTGGCTCCTTCCATATTCAGTCAAGATCGGACAGGAGGGGAAACAGCCTTTGAGAAGCCTAAAGAAGGGCCACCAAAGTGTCTTTAG